One window of the Eucalyptus grandis isolate ANBG69807.140 chromosome 6, ASM1654582v1, whole genome shotgun sequence genome contains the following:
- the LOC104429571 gene encoding stemmadenine O-acetyltransferase, whose amino-acid sequence MAMKVEAVSAESIKPSSPTPSHHRSSSSASFDQLAPPFYVPAILFYSAPDDKAALDSASALSLFYPLGGRVKGNAAIDCSDDGALYLEAKAHFELSEVLSNPDINQLQKFLPFSPYRVIPNIEEQVIVGVQFTFFNCGGIAIGICISHKIADGASVSAFLAAWSEIAVNGVDGEANLKTPFLKASEIFPPKDIKFQMPSGVISREKLLTKMFRFDGESLGHLRARFGSTAPTRVEAVTALIWKSAVEAARKRPDWTKKYPPSSAVTHVVNIRSRIRSQPLPENALGNLWQSIVAPLMEPNKEAELQDFAGIVRKSIREIDSEYLSALRGENGLAKACENLTAARRLAAASAGEIELYRFSSWARFPFYEADFGWEGLLGCAPPVFP is encoded by the exons aTGGCCATGAAAGTTGAGGCTGTTTCCGCAGAAAGCATCAAGCCTTCCTCTCCAACTCCATCTCACCACAGGAGTTCAAGTTCTGCCTCCTTTGACCAGCTGGCTCCTCCGTTTTACGTTCCAGCCATCCTGTTCTACTCAGCTCCCGATGACAAGGCAGCGCTGGACTCCGCCTCG GCACTTTCCCTCTTCTACCCTCTAGGTGGAAGGGTGAAAGGCAATGCTGCCATCGATTGCAGCGATGATGGCGCGCTTTATTTGGAGGCGAAAGCTCACTTCGAGTTGTCTGAAGTCCTGTCAAACCCTGACATCAATCAGCTCCAGAAATTCCTTCCATTCTCTCCTTACagagtcattcccaacattgagGAACAAGTCATTGTAGGGGTCCAATTTACTTTCTTCAACTGTGGTGGTATCGCGATCGGCATTTGTATCTCTCACAAGATTGCCGACGGTGCATCAGTCTCAGCTTTCCTCGCTGCATGGTCTGAAATTGCCGTAAATGGTGTCGACGGCGAAGCCAACCTCAAGACTCCCTTCTTGAAAGCATCTGAGATATTCCCACCAAAGGACATAAAATTCCAAATGCCATCTGGAGTCATCAGCAGAGAGAAGCTTTTGACCAAGATGTTTCGTTTCGATGGCGAGAGCTTGGGCCATCTCAGGGCCAGGTTTGGCAGTACTGCCCCTACACGCGTTGAGGCCGTGACTGCCCTCATCTGGAAATCTGCCGTGGAGGCTGCGAGGAAGAGGCCAGACTGGACCAAGAAGTATCCCCCATCATCAGCAGTGACACATGTGGTGAACATCAGAAGCAGGATAAGGTCCCAACCATTGCCTGAGAATGCCTTGGGCAATCTGTGGCAGTCCATTGTCGCACCACTCATGGAACCAAACAAGGAAGCTGAATTGCAGGACTTTGCAGGAATTGTCAGGAAATCAATAAGGGAAATTGACAGTGAATATTTGAGTGCGCTTCGAGGCGAGAATGGATTAGCAAAGGCCTGCGAGAACCTCACGGCAGCACGGAGGCTGGCGGCAGCGTCTGCGGGAGAGATCGAGCTCTACAGGTTCAGCAGCTGGGCGAGGTTCCCGTTCTACGAGGCAGATTTTGGCTGGGAAGGCCTGCTTGGGTGTGCACCACCAGTGTTCCCATGA
- the LOC104429572 gene encoding stemmadenine O-acetyltransferase-like produces MATKVKVVSTETIKPSSPTPPHLRNFSFCLLDQLPPRFYVPVVLFYSAPDEKAAPDSASVSGNLKTSLAQVLSLFYPLGGRVKGNAGIDCNDEGALYLEAKAHFELSKVLSYTDIDQLQQFLPFSPYRVSTNNEDQVIVGVKANFFDCGGIRIGICISHKIANGASVSAFLNAWSAIANNGIDGEASLILPS; encoded by the coding sequence ATGGCCACGAAAGTTAAGGTTGTCTCCACAGAGACCATCAAGCCGTCCTCTCCAACTCCACCTCACCTAAGGAACTTCAGTTTCTGCCTCCTTGACCAGCTGCCTCCTCGGTTTTATGTTCCGGTCGTCCTGTTCTACTCCGCTCCTGATGAAAAGGCAGCGCCAGACTCTGCCTCGGTGTCGGGAAACTTGAAAACTTCACTCGCGCAGGTGCTTTCCCTCTTCTATCCTCTAGGTGGAAGGGTGAAAGGAAATGCCGGCATTGATTGCAATGATGAGGGGGCACTCTATTTGGAGGCGAAAGCTCACTTCGAGCTGTCCAAAGTCCTTTCGTACACAGACATCGACCAGCTGCAGCAATTCCTCCCATTCTCTCCATACAGAGTCAGTACCAACAATGAGGATCAAGTCATTGTAGGGGTCAAAGCCAACTTTTTTGACTGCGGTGGCATCAGGATCGGCATCTGCATCTCTCACAAGATTGCTAATGGCGCGTCGGTCTCTGCTTTTCTCAATGCATGGTCTGCAATTGCCAACAATGGCATTGACGGCGAAGCGAGCCTCATCCTCCCTTCCTGA
- the LOC104429573 gene encoding stemmadenine O-acetyltransferase-like, producing the protein MASLRARFSGANPTRVEARVEGESSVAPLMEANKGVELQDFAGILRNSIRAINGQYMSALQGQKGLAKACESLMAAQKLVASSFGEIELHKFISWARFSFYKADFGWERPPWVCTTSVP; encoded by the exons ATGGCTAGCCTCAGGGCCAGGTTCAGTGGTGCCAATCCTACTCGTGTTGAGGCCAGAGTGGAAGGAGAA TCCAGTGTTGCACCACTCATGGAAGCAAACAAGGGTGTCGAATTGCAGGACTTTGCAGGCATTCTCAGAAATTCAATAAGGGCAATAAATGGCCAATATATGAGCGCGCTTCAAGGCCAGAAGGGACTGGCCAAGGCCTGTGAGAGCCTCATGGCGGCCCAGAAGCTGGTGGCGTCGTCTTTTGGAGAGATCGAGCTCCACAAGTTCATTAGCTGGGCGAGGTTCTCCTTCTACAAGGCGGATTTTGGTTGGGAAAGGCCTCCTTGGGTTTGCACCACCAGTGTTCCATGA